A window of the Fusarium fujikuroi IMI 58289 draft genome, chromosome FFUJ_chr09 genome harbors these coding sequences:
- a CDS encoding related to 6-hydroxy-d-nicotine oxidase, producing MQNSSTRRLRAALLRGLGLLATPAVASCLCSTAPQACSILASKLPAEAFLAPNSTEYQTVQNSYWSETAGDLSPACITRPGNTEQVASIVKVLSVCGSDVQFAVKSGGHGSWPGWSSTGDGVLISLDLIDGVQNIADKGHAVVGSGARWVDVYEALEPQGVTVIGGRFASIGVGGLVVGGGISYFTGLYGMACDNVLNYEVVLANGTIANVNQTSKPDLFRALKGGGNQFGIVTRFSLKTYRQTTQVWAGILTFSIDKASQVFNATQAFIANCDPLSHLYLSMGGGSNPQLAFINVYVFYNASSPPTGDANPFTAFYAAEPIADTTSKQSYSALIASNNNGNVPQKRWLIGGHTFPNLVAPYGADLYLQQWQAFRDMANATAAGDQDLLFSMALVPVPALAMRAGENVTGVKSVLGLEPDAGDAVWIDYTLAWLDVKDDSKMFDFAELISKAGDKLATSFAPGEPSTNTILGSVTAKEADFYRTNPRYMNYALLNQPVQSSYGKRNEQFLKRVQKRYDPAGLWRKNGGFLWD from the coding sequence ATGCAGAACAGCTCTACCCGAAGGCTACGTGCAGCGCTCTTACGAGGCTTAGGATTATTGGCTACCCCCGCAGTGGCGAGTTGCCTCTGCTCAACAGCACCTCAAGCATGTTCGATTCTGGCTTCAAAATTACCAGCTGAAGCGTTCTTAGCACCAAACTCGACGGAATACCAGACAGTTCAGAACAGTTACTGGAGCGAAACGGCTGGTGATCTAAGCCCTGCTTGCATCACGCGACCCGGAAATACGGAGCAGGTAGCCTCCATCGTGAAGGTACTCTCAGTGTGCGGTAGCGATGTTCAGTTTGCCGTTAAGAGCGGGGGCCATGGATCGTGGCCCGGGTGGTCCAGCACGGGGGATGGAGTTCTCATCTCGTTGGACTTGATTGATGGAGTCCAGAATATAGCTGACAAGGGCCATGCTGTTGTAGGGTCTGGCGCGCGGTGGGTTGATGTGTACGAGGCGCTTGAGCCCCAAGGGGTGACTGTCATTGGGGGCAGATTCGCATCAATTGGAGTTGGGGGGCTGGTCGTTGGAGGAGGTATCAGCTACTTCACTGGGCTGTATGGCATGGCCTGTGATAACGTTCTAAACTATGAAGTTGTTCTTGCGAACGGGACCATCGCCAACGTCAATCAAACATCCAAGCCTGACCTATTCCGCGCACTCAAAGGCGGTGGCAATCAGTTTGGCATTGTAACCCGCTTCAGCCTGAAGACTTATCGACAAACGACGCAGGTTTGGGCCggcatcttgaccttctccaTCGACAAGGCCAGCCAGGTTTTCAACGCCACGCAGGCTTTCATCGCTAATTGTGATCCTCTATCGCACTTGTACCTCAGCATGGGAGGGGGCTCCAACCCTCAACTGGCCTTTATAAATGTCTATGTCTTTTACAATGCCTCTTCACCACCGACCGGCGACGCCAACCCTTTTACCGCCTTCTACGCAGCTGAACCAATTGCAGACACAACCTCCAAACAAAGCTATTCAGCCCTCATAGCATCGAACAATAATGGTAACGTGCCCCAGAAACGTTGGTTGATCGGTGGCCACACATTCCCCAATCTGGTGGCGCCGTACGGCGCTGATCTGTACCTTCAGCAATGGCAGGCCTTTCGAGACATGGCCAACGCAACAGCAGCCGGCGACCAGGATCTACTCTTTTCCATGGCGTTGGTGCCAGTGCCGGCACTTGCGATGCGAGCCGGTGAGAACGTCACAGGCGTGAAGAGCGTGCTTGGCCTTGAACCTGACGCTGGCGATGCCGTCTGGATTGATTACACGCTCGCTTGGCTGGATGTAAAGGACGACAGTAAGATGTTCGACTTTGCCGAGCTCATCAGCAAGGCCGGAGATAAACTGGCAACATCCTTTGCGCCTGGAGAACCCAGCACAAACACCATCCTTGGCTCTGTAACAGCCAAGGAGGCAGACTTTTACCGGACTAATCCACGGTACATGAATTATGCCCTCCTTAACCAGCCTGTCCAGTCTAGTTATGGTAAGAGAAATGAGCAGTTCTTGAAGCGTGTACAGAAGCGATACGACCCGGCTGGGTTATGGAGAAAGAATGGTGGTTTTCTGTGGGACTGA
- a CDS encoding related to low affininty zinc transporter, producing the protein MDSAKPQCGGAGTGEDYPLGLHVGGLFAVFAVSAFGAGFPVAAKRIKWLKMPPKIFFACKHFGTGVLIATAFVHLLPTAFGSLTDPCLPDLFTEIYPAMPGVIMMAAMFLLFMVELYLNAKTGGHSHGGPTGTTVTVVQPPPTRPQRPFPETANFNHTHTRNDSNGSDDYDDVDYEKAMARELYEKENKPHAYSYEQDSNSSMPAWFVVFYEQYIRQRSEMMDMIKQTQYSNQAVIDDKPSPEVSQSFFDEEGQTIDQATYKRMSMNITLLEGGILFHSVFVGMTIAMTTDGLVVLLTAIMFHQMFEGLGLGARIAAVPYPRGSFRPWLLVLAFGSTAPIGQAIGIASRNSYDPESALGLILVGVFNSISSGLLIYAALVNLLVEDFLSEEAQHLMKKKDKIAALCWIGLGAFGMSVVGAFA; encoded by the exons ATGGATTCTGCAAAGCCTCAATGTGGTGGAGCCGGGACGGGTGAGGATTATCCTCTTGGCTTGCATGTCGGAGGTCTTT TCGCTGTATTTGCTGTTTCTGCTTTCG GTGCTGGTTTCCCCGTCGCTGCAAAGAGGATAAAGTGGCTCAAGATGCCTCCCAAGATCTTCTTTGCTTGCAAGCATTTCGGTACTGGAGTTTTGATTGCTACTGCTTTCGTTCAT TTGCTCCCTACAGCATTCGGCAGTCTCACTGATCCTTGTCTCCCCGACCTCTTCACCGAAATCTACCCCGCCATGCCCGGCGTCATCATGATGGCCGCCatgttcctcctcttcatggTCGAGCTCTACCTCAACGCAAAGACAGGCGGCCACTCTCACGGCGGCCCAACCGGCACTACAGTCACCGTCGTCCAGCCTCCTCCTACTCGACCTCAGCGCCCATTTCCCGAGACCGCCAACTTCAACCATACTCACACCCGCAACGACTCCAACGGTTCTGACGACTACGACGATGTTGACTACGAAAAGGCTATGGCTCGTGAGCTGTacgagaaggagaacaagcCCCATGCCTATTCTTACGAGCAGGACAGCAACTCTTCCATGCCTGCTTGGTTCGTCGTCTTCTACGAGCAATACATTCGACAGCGCTCTGAGATGATGGACATGATCAAGCAAACTCAGTACTCCAACCAGGCCGTCATCGATGACAAGCCCAGTCCCGAAGTCAGCCAGTCCTTCTTCGACGAGGAGGGCCAGACAATTGATCAGGCTACCTACAAGCGCATGTCGATGAACATCACCTTGCTCGAGGGAGGTATCCTCTTCCACTCTGTCTTCGTTGGAATGACAATCGCCATGACAACCGACGGCCTCGTTGTCCTTCTCACTGCTATCATGTTCCATCAGATGTTTGAGGGTCTCGGTCTCGGAGCTCGTATCGCTGCTGTGCCTTATCCCCGCGGAAGCTTCCGACcttggcttcttgttctAGCTTTCGGTTCTACTGCACCTATCGGCCAGGCCATCGGAATCGCTAGCCGAAACTCTTACGACCCCGAGAGTGCACTCGGTTTAATCTTGGTTGGAGTCTTTAACTCCAT CTCTTCTGGTCTTCTCATTTACGCTGCTCTGGTCAACCTACTGGTTGAGGACTTCCTTTCCGAGGAAGCCCAGCAcctcatgaagaagaaggacaagatcGCCGCTCTCTGCTGGATCGGCCTCGGCG CCTTTGGAATGTCTGTTGTCGGTGCTTTCGCTTAG